The Klebsiella aerogenes KCTC 2190 region CAGAAAATATCACCGATTTTGCCATAAGCGAGTTCGAGCCTTAATGTGCCCGCCGTCAATGACTGTTCCGGGATGGTCAGTAATGAAGTTATGTAACCACGGGCGATTAACTCATTTTGTAATGCCATGGTGAGGTGCTGAATACCGTTAATCCCCAGACAACGATGCAGAGCCTGAGCTGTAAGGTTGTCCAGAAGCTGATGCGTGAGCTTCGGCTCGGCAGAATCGATATGAATATTATTGATGAACCTGCAGTTTTCTTCCTTTGGAAACGTGAGCGTTTGTCGGTCGGTATTAATTAGTGAAGCCTGGGCGGCCTGCTGCTGTGGTGTCAGCGCCGCCTGACGGGCTTTATCCTGCGCGTTTTGGTTAGTCGTGGTGGAGACTATCGTACTGGCGAAAACCTGCTGCTGACACAAAAACACAATCAGCAGGGTGTGAATCAGATTTTTTTTATTAAACATGAAGCAAGTTCCATTTGTTTCATTAAATTTGCATGCTGTATTGCTAAGCTTGCTTAAAACACGGCCTTATTCAGGGTATAGGGTCATCCATAAAAATATTATTTTTTATTATCAGAAAGTTTGTGTTGGGAAATATTCCCAGGGCTTGTTCTTAAGGGGGGTATGTTAGCGGTGGCGGTAACGCTTAGCCATGCGAAGAAAACTGAATTTTGTATGAATTAAATTAATTTAGAATGTGATTTGTCAGGGGCGAACGTTAAAATATTCACTGATTTAATAAAAAAACATTTAAAATAAACTACTAATATATGACGCACATTATTAGGGGAGAAAAGGCGCGCACATGACGTGCGCGCTGGGATTTTAGTGCAGGATTTTGGCGAGGAAATCTTTCGCGCGTTCTGATTGCGGGTTGGCAAAGAAGGCTTCTTTATCGACATCTTCGACAATTTTACCTTCATCCATAAAGATGACCCGGTTAGCCACTTTACGGGCAAAGCCCATTTCGTGCGTCACCACCATCATGGTCATACCTTCGTTCGCCAGCTCGACCATCACGTCCAGCACTTCGTTAATCATCTCCGGGTCAAGCGCTGAAGTCGGCTCATCGAACAGCATCGCAATCGGATCCATGCACAGCGCGCGAGCGATCGCGACACGCTGTTGTTGGCCGCCGGAGAGCTGCGCCGGATATTTTTCCGCATGCGCCGCCAGACCCACGCGCTCCAGCAGCTTAAGCCCCTTTTTACGCGAAGATTCTTTATCGCGATTGAGAACCTTAATTTGCGCCAGCGTCAGGTTGTCGATGATCGACAGGTGCGGGAACAGTTCAAAGTGCTGGAATACCATACCGACGCGGGAACGCAGTTTAGCAAGATTGGTTTTCTTATCGTTAACCTGAGTGCCATCAACGATAATTTCGCCTTGCTGCACCGGCTCAAGGCCATTAACGGTTTTAATCAGCGTCGATTTACCGGAGCCTGACGGCCCGCAAACCACCACAACCTCGCCTTTTTTCACTTCGGTGGAGCAATCGGTCAGCACCTGAAAGTGACCATACCATTTTGAAATATTTTTCAGGGTAATCATTACACAGTCCTTTTCTTCAACCAGCTGACCAACAGCGATGCGCTGAGACTAAATACAAAATAAACGGCGCCTGCGAACAGGATCATTTCCACCTGGGTTCCGTCACGTTCGCCAATGGTGGAGGCGGTACGGAAGAAATCGGCCAGGCTCAGGACGTACACCAGCGAGGTATCCTGGAACAGGACGATACCCTGGGTTAACAGCAGCGGGACCATCGCGCGGAAGGCCTGCGGCAGAATCACCAACTTCATCGATTGCCAGTGGGTCATCCCCAGCGCCAGCGCGGCGCTCGACTGACCACGGGAAATACTCTGGATCCCGGCGCGAATAATTTCCGAATAGTAGGCCGCTTCAAACATTGAAAATGCCACCATCGCCGAAATCAGGCGAATATCGGTTTTCGGCGACAGCCCCAGCACGTTTTGCAGGAATCCGGGAACGATCAGATAGAACCACAGCAGCACCATCACCAGCGGAATCGAGCGGAAAACGTTAACGTAGGTTTTGGCAAACCACGCCAGCGGCAGGAAGCTTGACAGGCGCATCACCGCCAGAATGGTGCCCCAGACGATACCGATAATAATCGCCGTGACGGTGATTTTCAGCGTAATGACCAATCCTGCCAGCAGGTAGGGCATGGAAGGAACAATTGAACTCCAGTCAAAATCGTACATTATTTGCCTCCCATATTGCCCGGCAGGCGAACTTTACGTTCAACCACATACATCACCAGCATGATTACGGCGTTGATGAAGACATAGGCGAGGGTGATCGCAGTAAACGATTCCCAGGCGTGGGCTGAGTAATCCAGCAGCTTGCCCGCCTGCGCCGCCATATCCGCCAGACCGATAGTGGAAGCGATAGCCGAGTTTTTTACCAGGTTCATCATTTCCGAGGTCATCGGCGGCACGATAACGCGATAAGCGTTCGGCAGCAGCACGTAGCGATAGGTTTGCGGCAGGGTCAGCCCCATCGCCAGGCCGGCATTTTTCTGCCCGCGAGGAAGGGACTGTATCGCGGCGCGGACCTGCTCGCAGACGCGGGCAGCGGTAAACAGCCCAAGGCACAGCATTGAGGAGACAAAGAACTGAATATTTGGATCCAGTTCCGACTTAAACCACATGCCGATGTTTTCCGGCAGAAACTCCGGAATAACAAGGTACCAGGTAAAGAACTGGACAATCAGTGGAACGTTACGAAACAGTTCGACGTAGCAGGTGCCGATCCCGGCTAACCAGCGGTTAGGGACGGTACGCAGAATACCGAACAGCGAGCCGATGAGGAAAGCGATAATCCAGGCGCTAATCGACAGCGCGACGGTAACCTGAAAGCCGCTCCATAACCAGCCTAGATAAGTGGTGTTGCCGAACGGGGCGGGTTGCAGGAATATTCCCCAGTTCCAGTCTATTGACATAAATAAACTCCAGAAAAAAAAGGGTAGCAGCGCTACCCTCGAAGATTGTTGCCCTGCTTGTTTCGGTATTCGCGGCGGCTGGGGAACGACCAGCCACCGTATAGTCTGTCCGTGCAAAGGCAACAATCGGGAGGGCTACTTTATCGAGCCCCTGTTTTTTTAATTAGTTA contains the following coding sequences:
- the gltK gene encoding glutamate/aspartate ABC transporter permease GltK — encoded protein: MYDFDWSSIVPSMPYLLAGLVITLKITVTAIIIGIVWGTILAVMRLSSFLPLAWFAKTYVNVFRSIPLVMVLLWFYLIVPGFLQNVLGLSPKTDIRLISAMVAFSMFEAAYYSEIIRAGIQSISRGQSSAALALGMTHWQSMKLVILPQAFRAMVPLLLTQGIVLFQDTSLVYVLSLADFFRTASTIGERDGTQVEMILFAGAVYFVFSLSASLLVSWLKKRTV
- a CDS encoding amino acid ABC transporter ATP-binding protein, whose product is MITLKNISKWYGHFQVLTDCSTEVKKGEVVVVCGPSGSGKSTLIKTVNGLEPVQQGEIIVDGTQVNDKKTNLAKLRSRVGMVFQHFELFPHLSIIDNLTLAQIKVLNRDKESSRKKGLKLLERVGLAAHAEKYPAQLSGGQQQRVAIARALCMDPIAMLFDEPTSALDPEMINEVLDVMVELANEGMTMMVVTHEMGFARKVANRVIFMDEGKIVEDVDKEAFFANPQSERAKDFLAKILH
- a CDS encoding amino acid ABC transporter permease — encoded protein: MSIDWNWGIFLQPAPFGNTTYLGWLWSGFQVTVALSISAWIIAFLIGSLFGILRTVPNRWLAGIGTCYVELFRNVPLIVQFFTWYLVIPEFLPENIGMWFKSELDPNIQFFVSSMLCLGLFTAARVCEQVRAAIQSLPRGQKNAGLAMGLTLPQTYRYVLLPNAYRVIVPPMTSEMMNLVKNSAIASTIGLADMAAQAGKLLDYSAHAWESFTAITLAYVFINAVIMLVMYVVERKVRLPGNMGGK